A stretch of the Desulfobacter sp. genome encodes the following:
- the secD gene encoding protein translocase subunit SecD, giving the protein MKLFTFKRILILGTIVAAVVCLLPTFMDTWPHKKINLGLDLQGGMHLVLEVQNEKAVEAEMERTIAELKKDLRKVGIKHLGITRTPDNQIIAKISGQDNRTKVEKLLSEDYSNLEIPSVKTLDQGLAFTLNLPDKETASIKKMATEQALETIRNRIDEFGVSEPDIRIQGSNRILLQLPGIKDPDRAKGLIGKTAQLTFQLVNDQADVRTALEGNPPVGSEILYQQKVDPNSGNETRVPFLIKKQVLLDGSLLINARVEFDQFQQPQVAIEFSRKGARIFDRITAANVNKRLAIVLDKTVYSAPNIQERIAGGKARITGQFSLEEAKDLAIALRAGSLPAPVTIIEERTVGPTLGADSVRMGLMSMVVGGALVIAFMLIYYKGAGLIADLALIINIILIGGGLAAFQATLTLPGIAGIILTIGMAVDANVIIFERIREELRAGRTALAAVHAGYERATLTILDANVTTLIAAIVLFQFGTGPIKGFAVTLALGIVASLFTALILSKSIYDLILQNKQSSTLSI; this is encoded by the coding sequence TTGAAATTATTTACCTTTAAACGCATATTGATTCTGGGTACTATTGTTGCCGCTGTTGTCTGTCTGCTTCCCACCTTTATGGATACCTGGCCCCATAAAAAAATAAACCTGGGCCTGGATCTTCAGGGCGGCATGCACCTGGTTCTTGAAGTTCAAAATGAGAAAGCGGTTGAAGCCGAGATGGAAAGAACCATAGCAGAACTCAAAAAGGATTTAAGAAAAGTGGGGATCAAGCATCTGGGAATTACCCGTACCCCTGACAACCAGATTATTGCTAAAATTTCAGGCCAGGACAATAGGACAAAGGTGGAAAAATTGCTTTCAGAAGATTATTCCAACCTTGAAATTCCTTCTGTAAAGACCCTGGACCAGGGCCTGGCATTTACCTTAAACCTTCCTGACAAGGAAACCGCCTCCATTAAAAAAATGGCCACTGAACAGGCCTTGGAAACCATTCGAAACAGGATTGACGAGTTTGGGGTATCTGAGCCGGACATCCGGATTCAGGGATCAAACCGTATATTGCTCCAATTGCCGGGTATCAAAGATCCAGACCGGGCCAAGGGACTGATCGGCAAAACCGCACAGCTGACATTCCAGCTGGTCAATGATCAGGCAGATGTGAGAACAGCCCTTGAAGGCAACCCTCCGGTGGGATCTGAAATCCTCTATCAGCAAAAAGTCGATCCCAACTCCGGAAATGAAACCCGGGTGCCTTTTCTCATTAAAAAACAGGTACTTTTGGACGGCAGCCTTCTCATCAATGCCCGGGTGGAGTTTGACCAGTTTCAACAGCCCCAGGTGGCCATTGAATTTTCCCGGAAAGGGGCCCGGATTTTTGACAGGATCACCGCTGCAAACGTCAACAAACGTCTGGCCATTGTCCTTGATAAAACCGTCTATTCCGCACCCAATATCCAGGAACGCATTGCCGGGGGAAAGGCCAGAATTACCGGTCAATTTTCCTTGGAAGAGGCCAAAGACCTTGCCATTGCACTTCGGGCAGGTTCTCTTCCCGCCCCTGTGACCATCATTGAAGAACGGACCGTCGGCCCAACTCTGGGTGCTGATTCCGTACGCATGGGTCTGATGTCCATGGTCGTGGGCGGGGCCCTGGTGATTGCCTTTATGCTGATCTACTACAAAGGGGCAGGCCTGATTGCCGACTTGGCCCTGATTATCAATATCATTCTCATAGGGGGCGGACTTGCCGCTTTCCAGGCGACCTTGACTCTGCCGGGCATTGCCGGCATCATCCTTACCATTGGTATGGCCGTGGATGCCAATGTCATTATCTTTGAAAGAATCAGAGAAGAACTCAGGGCTGGAAGAACTGCTCTGGCAGCAGTTCATGCCGGTTACGAACGGGCCACATTGACCATTCTTGATGCCAATGTCACCACCTTGATCGCCGCCATTGTTCTCTTCCAGTTCGGTACAGGTCCCATCAAAGGATTTGCCGTCACCCTTGCTTTAGGTATCGTGGCCAGCTTGTTTACGGCCCTGATTTTGTCCAAGAGCATCTATGATTTGATTCTCCAAAATAAACAATCATCCACTCTCAGTATATAA